The following are encoded together in the Humulus lupulus chromosome 5, drHumLupu1.1, whole genome shotgun sequence genome:
- the LOC133777800 gene encoding homeobox-leucine zipper protein HDG5, with the protein MYGDCQVMSSMGGNVVSSETLFSSPIQNPNFNFISTMPFQPFSSILPKEENSLLHRGKDEMLESGSGSEQMEDKSGNEQENSSDQLLLQQPGKKKRYHRHTARQIQEMEALFKECPHPDDKQRMKLSQDLGLKPRQVKFWFQNRRTQMKAQQDRNDNQILRAENETLKSENFQLQAALRNVSCPNCGGPAMIGDMGLDEQQLRLENARLREELDRVCCMTSRFTSRPMGGISGAGPHHPLMPPSLDLDMSIYSRHFPDHMAAGADHNIVPVPMMPQEPFPDNGLLLEEEKSLAIELAMSSVDELVKMCQSGSPLWVRKSENGREVLNVEEHARMFPWAMNLKQNDSSDFKTEATRHTDVVIMNSITLVDSFVDGSKWVDLFPSIVSRAKTLQVITADASGQPINGSLQLMFAELQYLSPLVPTREAHFLRYCRQNSDHERTWVIVDFPVDSFHDVLQYQPSLPRYRRRPSGCIIQDMPNGYSRVTWVEHAEIEEKPVHQTFSHFVQSGMAFGAPRWLALLKRQCERVASLMARNISDLGVMHSPESRKNMMKLSQRMLRTFCVNISTSGGQSWTAVSDSPDDTVRITTRKVTVPGQPNGLILSAVSTTWLPFPDYHVFDLLRDEGRRSQLEVLSNGSSLQKIAHIANGSDPGNCISLLRINVASNSTQPVELMLQESCTDKSGSVVVYSTMEVDAIQLVMSGGDPSCIPILPLGFVIVPAELASENNNNATGKTGCLLTVGLQVLASTNPSARLSLPSVNAINNHLSNTVRQIMAALGGTATTITCADNGGSGSSSGVDHGTTTPATTATTVAGPKQ; encoded by the exons atgTATGGAGATTGTCAAGTCATGTCCTCCATGGGAGGGAACGTAGTTTCCTCGGAAACTTTATTCTCTTCTCCGATCCAAAACCCTAACTTCAACTTCATCTCCACCATGCCTTTTCAACCCTTCTCTTCTATCCTCCCA AAGGAAGAAAATTCCCTATTACATAGGGGAAAGGATGAAATGTTGGAGAGCGGTTCCGGTAGCGAGCAGATGGAGGACAAGTCAGGGAACGAACAAGAAAATAGCAGTGATCAACTGCTGCTTCAACAGCCAGGCAAAAAGAAACGCTATCACCGCCACACTGCTCGCCAGATCCAAGAAATGGAGGC TTTGTTCAAGGAATGCCCACATCCCGATGATAAGCAAAGGATGAAATTGAGTCAAGATTTGGGCTTGAAGCCAAGGCAGGTCAAGTTTTGGTTCCAAAACAGGCGTACCCAGATGAAG GCCCAACAAGACCGTAACGATAATCAGATACTTAGAGCTGAAAACGAGACATTAAAGAGTGAGAACTTCCAGCTTCAGGCGGCGCTTCGTAATGTTAGTTGCCCTAATTGTGGTGGTCCGGCCATGATAGGAGACATGGGTTTGGACGAACAGCAGCTTCGCCTTGAGAATGCTAGACTCCGAGAAGAG TTGGACCGAGTTTGCTGCATGACTTCGAGATTTACTAGCCGGCCAATGGGGGGCATTTCTGGGGCAGGTCCTCATCATCCCCTAATGCCACCATCTTTGGACTTGGACATGAGTATCTACTCCAGGCACTTCCCGGACCACATGGCAGCTGGAGCCGATCATAACATTGTCCCAGTTCCAATGATGCCGCAGGAGCCCTTCCCGGACAATGGTCTTCTTCTGGAAGAAGAAAAATCACTCGCCATTGAGCTCGCCATGTCTTCTGTTGACGAGCTAGTGAAGATGTGCCAGTCAGGCTCGCCTCTTTGGGTTCGAAAGTCTGAAAATGGAAGGGAAGTTCTTAATGTTGAAGAGCATGCCCGGATGTTCCCATGGGCTATGAACCTCAAGCAGAATGACTCGAGTGATTTCAAGACTGAAGCAACTCGTCATACTGATGTTGTCATCATGAATAGCATCACTCTGGTGGATTCTTTCGTTGATGGT AGTAAATGGGTGGACTTGTTCCCTTCTATTGTTTCAAGAGCTAAAACCCTCCAAGTTATCACAGCCGATGCTTCAGGCCAGCCAATCAATGGCTCCCTTCAGCTG ATGTTTGCCGAACTACAATACCTTTCTCCACTGGTTCCCACTAGGGAAGCTCATTTTCTCCGATATTGCCGACAAAACTCTGATCATGAAAGGACTTGGGTCATCGTCGACTTTCCTGTTGACAGCTTTCACGACGTCCTTCAATATCAGCCTTCACTTCCCAGATATAGGAGACGCCCCTCTGGTTGTATCATCCAAGATATGCCAAATGGATATTCAAGG GTCACATGGGTTGAACATGCCGAGAtagaggagaagccagttcatcAAACTTTCAGTCACTTTGTCCAAAGTGGAATGGCCTTTGGAGCTCCCCGCTGGTTAGCTCTCTTGAAGAGACAATGTGAAAGGGTGGCAAGTCTCATGGCCAGAAATATATCGGATCTTGGAG TTATGCATTCTCCTGAATCAAGGAAGAACATGATGAAGCTGTCACAGAGAATGTTAAGGACTTTTTGTGTGAATATCAGCACCTCTGGTGGGCAGTCATGGACTGCTGTATCCGATTCCCCCGACGATACTGTCAGAATAACCACAAGGAAAGTCACTGTGCCTGGCCAACCCAATGGTCTGATTCTCAGCGCCGTTTCTACTACTTGGCTACCTTTCCCTGATTACCATGTCTTTGACCTCTTGAGAGATGAAGGCCGCAGATCCCAG CTCGAAGTACTTTCAAATGGGAGTTCTTTACAAAAAATAGCTCATATTGCTAATGGTTCTGACCCGGGAAACTGTATTTCTCTTCTTCGAATCAAT GTGGCCAGCAACTCAACGCAGCCCGTAGAGTTGATGCTGCAAGAGAGTTGTACGGACAAATCAGGCAGTGTTGTAGTCTACTCCACCATGGAGGTAGACGCAATCCAGCTGGTCATGAGCGGCGGGGACCCATCCTGTATCCCTATCCTTCCCTTGGGCTTCGTCATTGTTCCGGCTGAACTTGCATCCGAAAACAACAACAATGCCACTGGTAAAACGGGCTGTCTTCTCACTGTTGGCCTCCAAGTCCTTGCTAGCACAAACCCATCGGCCAGGCTCAGCCTCCCCAGTGTCAATGCCATCAACAACCATCTCAGCAACACTGTTCGGCAGATAATGGCTGCTCTCGGCGGCACTGCTACCACCATTACTTGTGCTGACAATGGAGGCTCCGGGAGCTCCTCTGGTGTTGATCATGgcactactactcctgctacaaCTGCTACGACCGTTGCTGGCCCCAAGCAATAG